One stretch of Zootoca vivipara chromosome 8, rZooViv1.1, whole genome shotgun sequence DNA includes these proteins:
- the TMEM74 gene encoding transmembrane protein 74, protein MACVELLYLTKEGGQSDQCQNMDWSVPTPPGQGQPGESVGRTATVSMAAECCERHCKAIQRADLAEAPLSFTTGSSPCPECTTTGEITCHPSLPKEAKEATQKRACCCESETSFTFVDENVNNLDYAGRLAHKSCCQSQDLLLHPDPTTGEMPLEWPYDPPSLISEENDDVASEADGGKSIDYGFISAVFFLVSGILLVIVSYVVPRDVTVDPSTVAAREMERLENESAKIGAHLDRCVIAGLCLLTLGGVVLSSLLMISMWKGELYRRSRFAASKESAKLYGSFNFRVKSSTNDNMELSLVEEDALAVDS, encoded by the coding sequence ATGGCATGCGTGGAGCTTCTGTACCTCACCAAAGAGGGTGGTCAGTCCGATCAGTGTCAGAATATGGACTGGAGTGTGCCTACTCCCCCCGGTCAGGGACAGCCCGGTGAAAGTGTCGGAAGGACTGCAACCGTATCCATGGCTGCTGAGTGCTGCGAGAGGCACTGCAAAGCCATCCAGAGGGCAGATCTTGCTGAAGCCCCTCTTTCCTTCACCACTGGTTCCTCGCCGTGCCCAGAATGTACAACCACAGGTGAGATCACCTGCCATCCCAGCCTTCCCAAAGAAGCAAAGGAGGCAACCCAAAAGAGAGCTTGCTGCTGCGAATCGGAGACATCCTTCACTTTCGTGGACGAAAATGTCAACAATCTGGACTACGCTGGACGTCTCGCCCACAAGAGCTGCTGCCAAAGCCAGGATCTCCTCCTCCACCCCGACCCTACTACTGGAGAGATGCCCCTCGAATGGCCCTACGATCCACCCTCGCTGATTTCCGAGGAAAACGACGATGTTGCCTCGGAAGCTGATGGGGGAAAGTCAATAGACTATGGCTTCATCAGCGCCGTCTTCTTCCTGGTCAGCGGGATACTGCTAGTGATCGTTTCCTACGTGGTCCCCAGGGACGTGACCGTGGATCCCAGCACGGTGGCGGCAAGGGAAATGGAGCGGCTGGAGAATGAGAGCGCAAAGATTGGGGCTCACCTGGATCGTTGTGTGATTGCCGGGCTCTGCCTTTTAACGTTGGGGGGCGTAGTACTGTCCAGTTTGCTCATGATCTCTATGTGGAAAGGCGAGCTCTACAGGAGAAGCAGGTTTGCAGCCTCCAAGGAGTCGGCCAAGCTCTACGGCTCCTTTAATTTCCGAGTGA